In one Hippocampus zosterae strain Florida chromosome 10, ASM2543408v3, whole genome shotgun sequence genomic region, the following are encoded:
- the LOC127609202 gene encoding DNA ligase 1 isoform X1, which produces MGVLTAAVCLLAAVGVGCRPVISPLNDAKVRVECIIQETLNGDGSQHECDPQRAAELDEVQRHQDLLGELQRLADEERERYEYNLADEEGDLESKDDDSDATKTTVEDDPKKREMNEPKIDDTGIHDDEERAKQLEELLAEEITKKEKDERNDDELKELLRELKKKRYEMKEIGSPKSKLSENGQEEDDTKQKAARDKEEAQQESVDDHRKDELELSVEKEKVEKELKELTRKNRPEEESARKEKREELDELVKKMQRVQDEARAQAGGNGADQSKREEDGDVERGGNNGAGDNDASSKEGAVEVKEPQQKRVMEKASDEATRQFERERFKDQEEDDDEPHGEDEEDEDEYIREDEDDDEGGLEDEEGEELLEIEAQLRKVAAELRELRRG; this is translated from the exons ATGGGAGTTCTGACAGCCGCAGTTTGTCTGTTGGCAGCCGTGGGAG tgGGGTGTCGGCCAGTAATCTCACCACTCAATGATGCAAAGGTCAGA gttgAATGTATCATTCAAGAAACTCTGAATGGGGATGGGTCGCAACATGAGTGTGACCCTCAGCGAGCAG CGGAACTTGATGAAGTGCAAAGACACCAGGATCTTCTCGGGGAGCTGCAGAGGCTGGCTGATGAAG AGAGAGAGCGGTATGAGTATAACCTAGCTGATGAAGAAGGTGATTTGGAGTCGAAGGATGACGACAGCGATGCGAccaaaacaacagtggaagacgATCCCAAGAAGAGGGAGATGAATGAGCCAAAGATCGATGACACAGGGATCCACGATGACGAGGAGAGAGCTAAGCAGCTTGAGGAGCTGCTAGCCGAAGAGATCACCAAGAAGGAAAAGGACGAGAGGAATGATGACGAGCTCAAAGAGCTGCTGAGAGAGTTGAAGAAAAAGCGTTACGAGATGAAGGAAATAGGGAGCCCAAAAAGCAAGTTGTCAGAAAATGGTCAGGAGGAGGATGACACTAAGCAAAAGGCGGCAAGAGACAAAGAGGAAGCTCAGCAGGAGAGTGTTGACGATCACAGGAAGGATGAGTTAGAGCTGAGTGTGGAGAAAGAAAAGGTGGAGAAGGAGCTGAAGGAGCTGACGCGCAAGAATAGGCCAGAGGAGGAGAGTGCAAGAAAGGAGAAGCGGGAGGAGCTGGACGAGCTGGTTAAGAAGATGCAACGAGTGCAGGACGAGGCGCGAGCACAGGCGGGCGGCAATGGTGCCGACCAGAGCAAGCGCGAAGAGGACGGGGATGTTGAAAGAGGAGGTAACAATGGCGCAGGTGACAATGACGCGAGTAGCAAAGAGGGAGCGGTGGAGGTGAAGGAGCCGCAGCAGAAGAGAGTGATGGAGAAAGCCAGCGATGAGGCCACTCGCCAgtttgagagagagaggttCAAGGAccaggaggaggatgacgacgaGCCACAtggggaggatgaggaagatgaggatgagTACATCAGagaggatgaagatgatgatgaaggtgGTTTAGAAGATGAAGAAGGCGAG GAGCTGCTGGAGATCGAAGCCCAGTTACGCAAAGTTGCCGCAGAGCTGAGAGAGCTGCGGAGAGGAtaa
- the LOC127609202 gene encoding DNA ligase 1 isoform X2, with product MGVLTAAVCLLAAVGVGCRPVISPLNDAKVECIIQETLNGDGSQHECDPQRAAELDEVQRHQDLLGELQRLADEERERYEYNLADEEGDLESKDDDSDATKTTVEDDPKKREMNEPKIDDTGIHDDEERAKQLEELLAEEITKKEKDERNDDELKELLRELKKKRYEMKEIGSPKSKLSENGQEEDDTKQKAARDKEEAQQESVDDHRKDELELSVEKEKVEKELKELTRKNRPEEESARKEKREELDELVKKMQRVQDEARAQAGGNGADQSKREEDGDVERGGNNGAGDNDASSKEGAVEVKEPQQKRVMEKASDEATRQFERERFKDQEEDDDEPHGEDEEDEDEYIREDEDDDEGGLEDEEGEELLEIEAQLRKVAAELRELRRG from the exons ATGGGAGTTCTGACAGCCGCAGTTTGTCTGTTGGCAGCCGTGGGAG tgGGGTGTCGGCCAGTAATCTCACCACTCAATGATGCAAAG gttgAATGTATCATTCAAGAAACTCTGAATGGGGATGGGTCGCAACATGAGTGTGACCCTCAGCGAGCAG CGGAACTTGATGAAGTGCAAAGACACCAGGATCTTCTCGGGGAGCTGCAGAGGCTGGCTGATGAAG AGAGAGAGCGGTATGAGTATAACCTAGCTGATGAAGAAGGTGATTTGGAGTCGAAGGATGACGACAGCGATGCGAccaaaacaacagtggaagacgATCCCAAGAAGAGGGAGATGAATGAGCCAAAGATCGATGACACAGGGATCCACGATGACGAGGAGAGAGCTAAGCAGCTTGAGGAGCTGCTAGCCGAAGAGATCACCAAGAAGGAAAAGGACGAGAGGAATGATGACGAGCTCAAAGAGCTGCTGAGAGAGTTGAAGAAAAAGCGTTACGAGATGAAGGAAATAGGGAGCCCAAAAAGCAAGTTGTCAGAAAATGGTCAGGAGGAGGATGACACTAAGCAAAAGGCGGCAAGAGACAAAGAGGAAGCTCAGCAGGAGAGTGTTGACGATCACAGGAAGGATGAGTTAGAGCTGAGTGTGGAGAAAGAAAAGGTGGAGAAGGAGCTGAAGGAGCTGACGCGCAAGAATAGGCCAGAGGAGGAGAGTGCAAGAAAGGAGAAGCGGGAGGAGCTGGACGAGCTGGTTAAGAAGATGCAACGAGTGCAGGACGAGGCGCGAGCACAGGCGGGCGGCAATGGTGCCGACCAGAGCAAGCGCGAAGAGGACGGGGATGTTGAAAGAGGAGGTAACAATGGCGCAGGTGACAATGACGCGAGTAGCAAAGAGGGAGCGGTGGAGGTGAAGGAGCCGCAGCAGAAGAGAGTGATGGAGAAAGCCAGCGATGAGGCCACTCGCCAgtttgagagagagaggttCAAGGAccaggaggaggatgacgacgaGCCACAtggggaggatgaggaagatgaggatgagTACATCAGagaggatgaagatgatgatgaaggtgGTTTAGAAGATGAAGAAGGCGAG GAGCTGCTGGAGATCGAAGCCCAGTTACGCAAAGTTGCCGCAGAGCTGAGAGAGCTGCGGAGAGGAtaa